From the Primulina tabacum isolate GXHZ01 chromosome 15, ASM2559414v2, whole genome shotgun sequence genome, one window contains:
- the LOC142527637 gene encoding COP9 signalosome complex subunit 7-like isoform X2 → MDIEQKQAEHIDYFVKQASNLKGSALANVIVEATSHPALFAFSEILSVPSVIELEGTENIIFLGLLRMFAYGTWSEYKSDASRLPQLVPEQVLKLKQLTVLTLADANKVLPYDTLMQEMDVANVRELEDFLINDCMYVGIVRGKLDQLRRCFEVQFAAGRDLRPGQLGGMIGTLANWLSTSENLLVSIQEKIKWADSMSEIDKKHRKEVEERVDEVKKTLSVKKLQTVSRPTLITEGMKRSFLNWVE, encoded by the exons atggacaTTGAACAAAAGCAAGCGGAGCATATAGACTACTTTGTGAAGCAGGCGTCGAATCTGAAGGGCTCGGCACTGGCTAATGTGATCGTGGAGGCCACCTCTCACCCGGCCCTCTTTGCTTTCTCCGAGATTCTTTCAGTACCTAGCGTCATCGAG CTTGAGGGAACTGAGAACATTATTTTCCTTGGTTTGCTTCGGATGTTTGCATATGGTACATGGAGTGAATATAAAA GTGATGCTAGCAGGCTTCCACAGCTGGTTCCGGAGCAAGTCCTCAAGCTAAAGCAGCTGACAGTGCTCACTTTGGCAGATGCAAACAAG GTATTGCCATACGATACATTGATGCAGGAGATGGATGTTGCCAATGTTCGTGAATTGGAGGATTTTCTCATTAACGACTGTATGTATGTG GGGATAGTCAGAGGAAAGCTGGACCAGTTGCGACGATGCTTTGAG GTGCAATTTGCAGCAGGGAGGGATCTTAGACCTGGACAATTGGGTGGCATGATCGGAACACTGGCAAATTG GTTGTCCACGTCTGAAAATCTTCTTGTCTCAATTCAAGAGAAGATTAAATGGGCAGATTCTATGAGTGAAATAGACAAGAAGCACAGAAAGGAAGTAGAAGAAAGAGTGGACGAAGTGAAGAAGACACTATCTGTGAAG